In a genomic window of Magnolia sinica isolate HGM2019 chromosome 14, MsV1, whole genome shotgun sequence:
- the LOC131225866 gene encoding pectinesterase inhibitor-like, protein MEPRTSLLLYLSSLLLFHFIDAQCVDGDIKRRMFPAEVQPTSCNTDVIIREICEHTKNPDVCISSISPYLPNIGDVDATTILGLQIKACTNYTNVAISAVEQMVKDPKTPPLMMGCLKVCRESYGNALNDLQSAVKAIEAHDSGTLNSMLSAVLTDIGTCEDAFTERPGLKSPMASQDNMLSKLASNCLAIAALIK, encoded by the coding sequence atGGAGCCAAGAACCAGTCTCCTTCTCTATCTCTCATCTCTCCTCCTCTTCCACTTCATAGACGCCCAATGTGTGGACGGCGACATCAAACGGCGCATGTTCCCTGCTGAGGTCCAACCAACATCCTGCAACACCGACGTCATAATCCGAGAGATATGCGAACACACAAAAAACCCCGACGTCTGCATCTCATCCATTAGCCCGTACCTGCCCAACATTGGCGATGTCGATGCCACCACCATCCTTGGCTTGCAGATTAAGGCGTGCACTAACTACACCAATGTTGCCATAAGCGCCGTCGAGCAAATGGTTAAAGACCCAAAAACGCCACCATTGATGATGGGCTGCCTCAAGGTTTGTCGAGAGAGTTACGGTAATGCGCTTAACGACCTTCAATCTGCAGTGAAAGCGATCGAAGCCCACGATTCAGGCACGTTGAATAGTATGCTGAGCGCGGTGTTGACCGACATTGGCACCTGTGAGGATGCGTTCACTGAGCGGCCTGGGCTCAAGTCACCAATGGCTAGCCAGGATAACATGCTTTCGAAGCTGGCTAGCAATTGTCTTGCCATTGCCGCgttgatcaaatga